The genomic interval ATCACCAACGCCATCCATCACGCTCGGGCCGCGGGCGAGGTCGTCGTGTCCACGCGACGCCTGGGCCGTCCGGACGGCGACGCGGCGAAGGTGACGGTGCAGGACGACGGCGTGGGCATTCCCCAGGACGAGCTGCACCTGGTGTTCGACCGCTACCGTCACGGGGGCAAGGGCACGGGGCTGGGGCTCGCCATCTGCAAGGAGTTCGTCGAATTGCACGGCGGAGAAATCTGGGCGGAGAGCCCGCCGGAGCACGGCTGCCTCTTCGTCTTCACGCTGCCGCTGGCGCAGGAGGCGCCTCGCAATCCCCGCCCGCCCGTCGCGACGGCGACGCTCCATGAGCAGCCTCGCGTGCTGGTGGTGGAGGACGAGCCGGAGATCGCCGCGGTCCTGTCGGAGGTGCTGCGCTCGAAGTACCGCGTGGAGGTGGCGCGGGACGGCGCGGAGGGCCTGGCGCGTGCGCGTGCGCAGCGGCCGGACCTGGTGGTGATGGACGTGTTCCTGCCCAAGCTGGACGGTCTGGACGCGGCCATGGCGCTGAAGTCGTCGTCCGACACCGCGAACATCCCCGTCATCCTGCTGTCCGCGCACCAGGGCGTCGCGGAGAAGGTTCGCGCGCTCAACCTGGGCGCCGTGGACTACATGAGCAAGCCGTTCAACGCGGTGGAGCTGCTCAACCGTACGGACCGCGCGCTCAAGCTGCGCCAGGGTGAGCGCGAGCAGCAGGAGCGCGAGAAGTCCCAGCCCGCGCTCCAGCGGCGCACGGGCAATGACCCCGCGACGGGACTGCATGACCGACGGGGACTGCTCCTGCGGCTCGAGCAGGAGCTGGCGCGCAGCCGGCGCTACCTCCGGGCCTTGAGCCTGGCGGTGCTGCGGCCGGACCGGCCGGTGGAGTCGATTCCGGGCAACATCGCGGACGTCATGCGCAAGCGGGTACGTCACCCGGATGCCATCTCCCACCTGGGGAGTGGTGTCTTCGTGGTCGTCCTCCCGGAGTGCAATGCCGAGGCGGCACGCAACGTCATCAGCCGGCTCCTTCCGGATGTGGAGAAGGTGACGGATACCGAGTACCGCTCGGCGGTGGCGGATGTGAGCCAGGACAGCGATTCGGTGGAGAAGTTGCTGGAGAAGCTGGGCGCGCCGCCGCCTGATGAGGGCTGAGCCGCCTGCACGCGGGACGGGGCCGCGCTAGACTTCGTCTCGCGTGAGCTCCTCCCGCCTCCTCGCCTTCGTCCTGCTCGCCGCCCTGTGGGGACCCGGGGCCGTCGCGGCGACCCCCGCGCCCCGCCGCCCGCGTGTGGACCGGGAGGCCATGCGCGAGGCCATGGACGCGGCGGCTTCGGACGAGGGGACCTTCTCCTCGTCCGCCAGCTACACCCAGTTCCTGCGCGCCCGGCTGCTGCACCATGCGGGGAACCATCGGGGCGCGGTGGATGCCTTGCGGTTGGCCCTGGCCACGAACGATGGGCATCCGCTGCTGCTCACCCGTCTGGCGGAGGAGTACGCGCGCCTGGGAGACCTGGACAAGGCGGAGCGTGAGCTGCGCCGCGCCGTCGAGCGTGCTCCCGCGTACTACCCGGCCCATGTCCTGCTGGGCCGGGTCCTCTTGGAGTCCGGCCGCTTCACCCGCGCGCGGCTTCACCTGCGGCGGGCCATGGCGCTCAAGCCTCGCGAGCCCGAGGCCTACCTGGTGCTCGCGCAGCTCTATCTGGAGACGGGCTCCGTGGCCGAGGCCGTGAGGGTGGTGGACTCCCTCGCCCGAGCCCTCCCCGGAGAGGCCTCCGGTTATCGCAGGCTGGGCCTGGCCCTGGCAGAGCGCGGCGACATCCTCCGCGCGGAGCGCCTGTTGACCGAAGCCGCGGCCCGGGACCCCGGAGACGTGGAGGTGCTGGGGACGCTGGCGAAGCTGTACGAGGAGACGGGGCGCCCGGCGCGCTCGGAGGAGACGCTGGCGCGCGCCCTGGAGAGGGACCCGGACAGCGAGGAGGTGCTGCTGGCGGCGGGCCGCTCGGCGCTGAAGGCGGGCTCGTTGGTGCGGGCGCGGGCGTATCTGGATCGGCTCTTGTCGCTGTCACATGAGCCGGAGACCTCGGTCCGGGTGGCCTTCATCTACCTGTCCGGGCGCGAGCCCGAGGCCGCCGTGGAGGTGTTGACGTCGGCCCGGGCGTCGAATGCCCAGGAGCCTCGTCTGGCGTACTACTCGGGACTGGTGCACGAGCGGATGCGGCGTTTCGCCGAGGCGGCGGAGGACTACGCCGCCGTGCCAGAGGGCGCGGAGGTCTTCGCCGATGCCCGGGTCCGCCGCGCCCGCTGCCTGTCCATGGCGGGGCAGCACCCCGGGGCCTTGTCGCTCCTGCGGGCCGCGCTCCAGGCGGCTCCGGCGGACCCGGAGGTGCGGGCCCAGTACGCCCGAGCCCTCGAGCGGGGAGGTTCACCCGCCCGCGCCGAGTCCGTGCTGCGGGAGGGCCTGTCCGGGACTCCTTCGGCCTCGCTGTATGACGCGCTCGCGGCCACCTTGCATCGCCAGGGGCGCGGAGACGAGGCCGTCGCGCTCTTGAACGAGGCGGTGACTCGTGCCCCCCGGGACCAGGCCCTGCTCTACGTGTCGGGCGCGGCCTGCGAGCGGCATGGGGACCTCGCGGGGGCGCAGGCTCGCATGCGGGCCGTGCTCGCGGTGGAGCCGGACCATGCCTCGGCCCTCAACTTCCTGGGCTACCTCATCGCGCAGTCGGGGAAGGACCTGGACGAAGCCGAGCGGCTGGTGCTCCGCGCGCTGGAGCTGCGCCCCGATGACGGCGCCTTCCTGGATTCCCTGGGGTGGGTCTACTTCCGGCGAGGGGACTACCCTCGCGCGGTGGATGCGCTGGAGCGCGCGGT from Myxococcus stipitatus carries:
- a CDS encoding tetratricopeptide repeat protein, which gives rise to MSSSRLLAFVLLAALWGPGAVAATPAPRRPRVDREAMREAMDAAASDEGTFSSSASYTQFLRARLLHHAGNHRGAVDALRLALATNDGHPLLLTRLAEEYARLGDLDKAERELRRAVERAPAYYPAHVLLGRVLLESGRFTRARLHLRRAMALKPREPEAYLVLAQLYLETGSVAEAVRVVDSLARALPGEASGYRRLGLALAERGDILRAERLLTEAAARDPGDVEVLGTLAKLYEETGRPARSEETLARALERDPDSEEVLLAAGRSALKAGSLVRARAYLDRLLSLSHEPETSVRVAFIYLSGREPEAAVEVLTSARASNAQEPRLAYYSGLVHERMRRFAEAAEDYAAVPEGAEVFADARVRRARCLSMAGQHPGALSLLRAALQAAPADPEVRAQYARALERGGSPARAESVLREGLSGTPSASLYDALAATLHRQGRGDEAVALLNEAVTRAPRDQALLYVSGAACERHGDLAGAQARMRAVLAVEPDHASALNFLGYLIAQSGKDLDEAERLVLRALELRPDDGAFLDSLGWVYFRRGDYPRAVDALERAVAQSPDEPVILEHLGDAYQRAARGEAAAGVWRRALEVLALDPESAEPPGQRETLERKLKALSMGAAGR